From the genome of Candidatus Latescibacterota bacterium:
AGATGAGACGAAGATGTGATGCCGGTTATGGTAGGACTCTCGGCCAGCCTTGCCTTGAGGGCCGCCACGATGTTCCTGTCTGGCCGGCCGTTCAGCGTTGCGACAACAATATGCTCCCGTTCATATCCCATATCCTTTTCGACAATATAGTCCAGCTGCCCTTTGACGGCCAGTGAACATACCACGAGAAAAATGGAGATGGAGAACTGGAATACCAGCAGGAAGGATCTCAGAGAGACCTTTCCCCTGCTCGCCTGTAAATAATTGTTGAGCGTGGCACTGGGCCTGCCCGATGACATCAGGAAAGCCGGATAGCCTCCCGAGAAGAGACTGACGAAGATGAAAAGGCCTGTCAGCAGCATCAGGAAATGGGGATCGACGATCTCCAGAGCCGTTACATCCCTGCCGGTAAAGGAGCTCATCCAGGGAATGAGCAACATGACCAGCAGGATAGAGATCATAAAGGCTATGAATGCAAAAACGAACGCCTCACCGAGAAACTGTTGTATCAACTGACTTCTGTGCGCCCCTATCACCTTCCTTATCCCGACCTCCCTGCTCCGCTTCGCAGCCCTTGCAGTGGAAAGGTTGATATAGTTCACGCAGGCGACAAGAAGTATGAGAAAAGCTATCGACAGGGCTATGATCACGGTCCTCAGATCACCGCCTTTTGAAAGTTCGAAATTGAGGTGCGAATGAAGATGTATATCTAAAAGAGGCTGGAGTCTGTACGATATCCTGGCGCGATCCTTCATCGCCTCGTCCACATCGTAAAAACGTTCCGGAAGGGTGTTCAGTCTCGCCTCGACTCGCCCTGCATCGTCGGTATCATGAAGTCTCAGGTATGTATATCCGATCACCGACCATGAGGAGACATCTATCTCGCTCATCTTCTCGCGCGCGGTGAGTGGTATGACGAAATTGTACTGGAGATGAGAGTCGCCCGGAGGGTCTTCAAGTATCCCCGCCACTTCGAAATCATGCTCGCCACGAAGACGCAGAGTCTTTCCGACCGGATCCTCATTTGCAAAATACTTCAGAGCCATCGATTCGCTTATCAACATATGGAACGGCTCTTCGCCGAACCTGTCTGTCGACCCTCTGACCGCCCGGAAATCGAACACGTCGAAAAACCCAGTGTCCGCAGAGATGATATCTCTCTCGAAATCAGTCCTGTCGTCCCGGGAGACCATCCAGTTATTCGATTGAAAGAACTTCGTCACGGCTGTTACTTCGGAAAATTCCTCACGGATAATCTCACCCAGTGACATGTGACAGACGGCGTGCTCGGTGGAATTCATGTTCATCCACCTTTTGTCGATGCTGGATACCCTGTAGACTTTCTCCGGCTCGTGGTGGAACCTGTCGAATCGGAGTTCGTAACCAGCGTAGAGACCTATCAGGATGAAACAGGTCAGTCCCGTTGCAAGCCCGAAGACGTTTATCGCCGAAAAAACCTTCTGCCTGCTCATATTTCGTAGGGAGATCTTTACATAGCTACCCGTCATCGCCATCACAAGTGCTATCGAACCAGCAAAGATACCAGGGATCGACCACAGCAGTTGCTTCCAGTACCAGCGGCATGCCGCCCCCCTGCCGGTGCTCGCGGAGATCGTGAGAAAGATCTCCTCGAAATCTCCGGCCAGGGTCTCTCTACTGTTCTTTCTCAGTAAAAACCAGAGTGTCCGGCGGGCTATCTTCGGCGAGCCTTCATATTCCCCTTCAGGCCACTTGCTGTCTGATCGACGCCTGTTCATATCGTCACTCCGCTTCAAGAGACAGGTCCTGAAGACCGTCCCAAAGTCGGTCGTTTACCTTTCTCGCCTCGACGAGCTCTTCACGCCCTTTTTTTGTCAGCTTGTAATAACGTCTGCTCATTCCGCCCCGCTCGGGCAGCGGTTCGCTCTGCCAGGAAGTGAGAAGTCCTTTCCGGATCAACCGGTCAAGAGGAACGTATATTCCCCCGATCGATACCGACTCGCCCGTGACTTCGGCGAGATATTTCAGGATCGGTATGGCGTATGCCTCTTCATCCAGCTTCCAGACAGCGAGCAGTATGTTTTCCTCTCTTCTTGACAGCATCGCGTTTCCCCGTTTCATAGTTCACTCCTATTAATTATTCATTATAGAATGAATAATAATACGTGAAAATGCAAGATATATTTCTGGCAATCCAAAATATCGACCTGATAAGAGATATCCGACCGGCCGTACCTGTCCCACTTCTTTGCGCTCAGACGTATTCGTCCCAGCTCTTTACGCTCAGGCCGCCCGGGCCGGTACGATATACGGCCTCGGCGAACCTCTTGGCCAGCTGAAGATCCGTGATGAGTGGAACGTCGAAATCGACAGCCTTCCTTCTTATGAGGTAGTCGTTGTCGAGCTCCTTCTTTTGGGTGTTCTTCGGTATGTTGATCACGAGGTCTATCTTTCCCTTCGCGATATATGTCAGGGTATTCGGTTCTTTCCCATCGCTCGGCCAGTACAGCTTCTTCACCTTGAACCCGAGGTTTTTCATGAAACTTGCAGTACCAGCGGTCGCGTAGAATTCGTACCCCAACTCCGCCAGCATCCTCGCCGATTCGAGGAATAGTCCCTTCTTCCCAGGCGGGCCGGTCGATAGGAGGATACCCTTGCGTGGCATTTTGAATCCCACCGAGATGAGGCTTTTCAGGAACGCTTCGTTGAAGTCATCTCCGAGGCATGCCACTTCGCCGGTCGACGCCATCTCCACTCCGAGGACCGGATCCGATCCTTTCAGGCGGGTGAACGAGAACTGTGGAGCTTTCACCCCGACATAATCCAGATCGAATGAGGACTTGTCGATCGGATCGACCTCCAGCCCCATCATTATCCTCACAGCGATATCGACGAAGTCGATCTTCAGCACCTTCGAGACGAAGGGCAGACTGCGCGACGCCCTGAGATTGCATTCGATCACCTTCACATCATTGCCTTTTGCCAGAAACTGTATATTGAACGGCCCTGTGATCTCGAGGGCCTTCGCTATCCTTCTCGATATCAGCTTGACCCTTCTCATCGTCTCGAGGTAGGTCCGCTGCGGAGGAAGCACCAGAGTAGCATCGCCCGAATGGACGCCGGCGTTCTCGACATGCTCCGAAATAGCATAACAGAACAGTTCGCCGTCTCTGGCGACCGCGTCCATCTCGATCTCTTTCGCTCCCGTGAGAAACTTGCTTATGACTATCGGATGGTCAGGACTGACTTCCGAGGCCTTTTTAAGGTAAAGCCGGAGTTCCTTGCG
Proteins encoded in this window:
- a CDS encoding ABC transporter permease; protein product: MNRRRSDSKWPEGEYEGSPKIARRTLWFLLRKNSRETLAGDFEEIFLTISASTGRGAACRWYWKQLLWSIPGIFAGSIALVMAMTGSYVKISLRNMSRQKVFSAINVFGLATGLTCFILIGLYAGYELRFDRFHHEPEKVYRVSSIDKRWMNMNSTEHAVCHMSLGEIIREEFSEVTAVTKFFQSNNWMVSRDDRTDFERDIISADTGFFDVFDFRAVRGSTDRFGEEPFHMLISESMALKYFANEDPVGKTLRLRGEHDFEVAGILEDPPGDSHLQYNFVIPLTAREKMSEIDVSSWSVIGYTYLRLHDTDDAGRVEARLNTLPERFYDVDEAMKDRARISYRLQPLLDIHLHSHLNFELSKGGDLRTVIIALSIAFLILLVACVNYINLSTARAAKRSREVGIRKVIGAHRSQLIQQFLGEAFVFAFIAFMISILLVMLLIPWMSSFTGRDVTALEIVDPHFLMLLTGLFIFVSLFSGGYPAFLMSSGRPSATLNNYLQASRGKVSLRSFLLVFQFSISIFLVVCSLAVKGQLDYIVEKDMGYEREHIVVATLNGRPDRNIVAALKARLAESPTITGITSSSHLPGSIDFQTRAHWPGMDEETVVMMNFVFADYDFVDVFGMEIVDGRNFSQDHPSDANGAFILNETAVRNLCWEDPVGRDFDEWMCGDGMATGKIIGVVKDFNNLSLHHGIEPLFILLPGRFDNPRLPLSRQLSIRINGQSTREALDHIEAGLREFFPGQPPKYRFFDEMIDQVYSAEQRAGRVLTVSTAIAIIIACVGLFGLISYMTEQRTKEIGIRKALGASAGQIVLLLTRGLVGLVLLANLIAWPLAWIAVERWMRAFEYRADISYYFFIQAGVAALVMTIITVSVQALKAAKTAPVDCLRYE
- a CDS encoding PadR family transcriptional regulator, with translation MKRGNAMLSRREENILLAVWKLDEEAYAIPILKYLAEVTGESVSIGGIYVPLDRLIRKGLLTSWQSEPLPERGGMSRRYYKLTKKGREELVEARKVNDRLWDGLQDLSLEAE